One stretch of Chaetodon auriga isolate fChaAug3 chromosome 18, fChaAug3.hap1, whole genome shotgun sequence DNA includes these proteins:
- the ccnk gene encoding cyclin-K isoform X1 produces the protein MLKQSSAAGPSTVASPQPMKESKENLSMSGQGILDHIKPCWYWDKKDLAHTPSQCEGLDPGTEARYRREGARFIFDVGTRLGLHNDTLATGIIYFHRFYMFHSFKQFPRYVTGACCLFLAGKVEETPKKCKDIIKTARSLLNDVQFAQFGDDPKEEVMVLERILLQTIKFDLQVEHPYTYLLRYVKQLKGEKNKVCKVLQMAWTFVNDSLCTMLSLQWEPEIIAVAVMHLAARLCKFDIQEWTSKQSSRRWWEQFVQDVPVELLEDICHQILDLYSQGNKPIPQQMQEKERVPAPPAPAPPASQGQPPAANPPPPPPKKTSPQGGSPARQLKRSHTSPKDEPKPPEQVGSKIPRLESPMPPLPTLQPPPDRKAPAPAPPTEAEPGTEAAPPPPHAPPPHQQPPPLPHRPPPPPPSNYIMSTTSSYMSGEGFQSLQSMMKTEGPTYAPMPPSYAPPIPPYHPHVYPPPAAPPPGPPPPPSSYPPPNLPPTYPPPGYNSYPPLPPPRMPPGHVPPPGIGLPPAGYPPPPPVPPGQSQVPLPPPPGMPLNRGGWMR, from the exons ATGCTAAAG CAGTCCAGTGCAGCCGGTCCATCCACTGTTGCCTCTCCTCAGCCAATGAAGGAATCCAAGGAGAACTTGTCAATGTCCGGCCAAGGAATTCTGGACCACATCAAGCCATGCTGGTACTGGGACAAGAAGGATTTGGCCCACACTCCCTCCCAGTGTGAAGGCCTGGACCCCGGCACAGAGGCCCGGTACCGAAGGGAAGGAGCCCGCTTCATATTTGACGTGGGGACCAGACTTGGCCT ACATAATGACACACTGGCAACGGGCATCATATATTTCCACCGCTTCTACATGTTTCACTCCTTCAAGCAGTTCCCCAGATAT GTGACAGGAGCTTGCTGTCTTTTCCTGGCAGGCAAAGTGGAGGAAACCCCAAAGAAGTGTAAAGACATCATCAAAACAGCCCGCAGCTTACTGAATGATGTGCAGTTTGCCCAGTTCGGAGATGACCCGAAG GAAGAGGTGATGGTGTTGGAGAGAATTTTGCTCCAGACTATCAAAtttgacctgcaggtggagcacCCTTACACATACCTGCTGCGCTACGTCAAGCAACTCAAAG GTGAGAAGAATAAAGTGTGCAAGGTGCTACAGATGGCATGGACCTTTGTCAACGACAG CCTGTGCACCATGCTGTCCCTGCAGTGGGAACCAGAGATCATAGCGGTAGCTGTCATGCACCTGGCTGCCCGCCTCTGCAAGTTTGACATCCAAGAGTGGACCTCCAAGCAGTCATCACGCCGCTGGTGGGAGCAGTTTGTCCAAGACGTCCCAGTTGAGCTACTTGAAG aCATTTGCCACCAGATCCTTGACCTGTACTCCCAGGGAAACAAGCCCATCCCGCAGCAGATGCAGGAAAAGGAGCGTGTGCCTGCTCCCCCAGCCCCCGCTCCTCCAGCCTCACAGGGACAACCACCAGCCGCCAACCCTCCTCCACCGCCACCAAAGAAGACTTCCCCTCAGGGAGGCAGCCCTGCACGCCAGCTCAAACGCTCACAT acatcCCCAAAAGATGAACCAAAGCCTCCAG AACAAGTCGGATCAAAGATTCCAAGACTGGAGAGCCCCATGCCTCCTCTACCAACATTGCAGCCTCCCCCAG ACCGCAAAGCCCCAGCTCCAGCCCCTCCTACGGAGGCAGAACCAGGAACTgaagcagctcctcctcccccacacGCTCCCCCTCCACATCAGCAGCCCCCTCCCCTGCCCcatcgccctcctcctcctccgccctccAACTACATCATGTCCACCACCAGTTCCTACATGTCCGGAGAGGGCTTCCAAAGCCTGCAGTCgatgatgaagacagagggTCCCACCTACGCCCCCATGCCGCCCAGCTACGCACCCCCAATACCGCCATATCACCCCCATGTCTATCCACCGcctgcagcaccacctccagGCCCTCcgcctcccccttcctcctacCCCCCACCCAATTTGCCGCCAACATATCCACCACCTGGCTACAACAGCTACCCTCCGCTCCCACCCCCACGTATGCCACCGGGCCACGTACCCCCTCCAGGTATAGGCCTTCCACCTGCTGGGtaccctcctccaccccctgtGCCCCCAGGACAGTCACAGGTGCCCCTGCCCCCTCCGCCTGGCATGCCTCTGAACCGTGGTGGGTGGATGAGATGA
- the ccnk gene encoding cyclin-K isoform X3: MLKPMKESKENLSMSGQGILDHIKPCWYWDKKDLAHTPSQCEGLDPGTEARYRREGARFIFDVGTRLGLHNDTLATGIIYFHRFYMFHSFKQFPRYVTGACCLFLAGKVEETPKKCKDIIKTARSLLNDVQFAQFGDDPKEEVMVLERILLQTIKFDLQVEHPYTYLLRYVKQLKGEKNKVCKVLQMAWTFVNDSLCTMLSLQWEPEIIAVAVMHLAARLCKFDIQEWTSKQSSRRWWEQFVQDVPVELLEDICHQILDLYSQGNKPIPQQMQEKERVPAPPAPAPPASQGQPPAANPPPPPPKKTSPQGGSPARQLKRSHTSPKDEPKPPEQVGSKIPRLESPMPPLPTLQPPPDRKAPAPAPPTEAEPGTEAAPPPPHAPPPHQQPPPLPHRPPPPPPSNYIMSTTSSYMSGEGFQSLQSMMKTEGPTYAPMPPSYAPPIPPYHPHVYPPPAAPPPGPPPPPSSYPPPNLPPTYPPPGYNSYPPLPPPRMPPGHVPPPGIGLPPAGYPPPPPVPPGQSQVPLPPPPGMPLNRGGWMR; encoded by the exons ATGCTAAAG CCAATGAAGGAATCCAAGGAGAACTTGTCAATGTCCGGCCAAGGAATTCTGGACCACATCAAGCCATGCTGGTACTGGGACAAGAAGGATTTGGCCCACACTCCCTCCCAGTGTGAAGGCCTGGACCCCGGCACAGAGGCCCGGTACCGAAGGGAAGGAGCCCGCTTCATATTTGACGTGGGGACCAGACTTGGCCT ACATAATGACACACTGGCAACGGGCATCATATATTTCCACCGCTTCTACATGTTTCACTCCTTCAAGCAGTTCCCCAGATAT GTGACAGGAGCTTGCTGTCTTTTCCTGGCAGGCAAAGTGGAGGAAACCCCAAAGAAGTGTAAAGACATCATCAAAACAGCCCGCAGCTTACTGAATGATGTGCAGTTTGCCCAGTTCGGAGATGACCCGAAG GAAGAGGTGATGGTGTTGGAGAGAATTTTGCTCCAGACTATCAAAtttgacctgcaggtggagcacCCTTACACATACCTGCTGCGCTACGTCAAGCAACTCAAAG GTGAGAAGAATAAAGTGTGCAAGGTGCTACAGATGGCATGGACCTTTGTCAACGACAG CCTGTGCACCATGCTGTCCCTGCAGTGGGAACCAGAGATCATAGCGGTAGCTGTCATGCACCTGGCTGCCCGCCTCTGCAAGTTTGACATCCAAGAGTGGACCTCCAAGCAGTCATCACGCCGCTGGTGGGAGCAGTTTGTCCAAGACGTCCCAGTTGAGCTACTTGAAG aCATTTGCCACCAGATCCTTGACCTGTACTCCCAGGGAAACAAGCCCATCCCGCAGCAGATGCAGGAAAAGGAGCGTGTGCCTGCTCCCCCAGCCCCCGCTCCTCCAGCCTCACAGGGACAACCACCAGCCGCCAACCCTCCTCCACCGCCACCAAAGAAGACTTCCCCTCAGGGAGGCAGCCCTGCACGCCAGCTCAAACGCTCACAT acatcCCCAAAAGATGAACCAAAGCCTCCAG AACAAGTCGGATCAAAGATTCCAAGACTGGAGAGCCCCATGCCTCCTCTACCAACATTGCAGCCTCCCCCAG ACCGCAAAGCCCCAGCTCCAGCCCCTCCTACGGAGGCAGAACCAGGAACTgaagcagctcctcctcccccacacGCTCCCCCTCCACATCAGCAGCCCCCTCCCCTGCCCcatcgccctcctcctcctccgccctccAACTACATCATGTCCACCACCAGTTCCTACATGTCCGGAGAGGGCTTCCAAAGCCTGCAGTCgatgatgaagacagagggTCCCACCTACGCCCCCATGCCGCCCAGCTACGCACCCCCAATACCGCCATATCACCCCCATGTCTATCCACCGcctgcagcaccacctccagGCCCTCcgcctcccccttcctcctacCCCCCACCCAATTTGCCGCCAACATATCCACCACCTGGCTACAACAGCTACCCTCCGCTCCCACCCCCACGTATGCCACCGGGCCACGTACCCCCTCCAGGTATAGGCCTTCCACCTGCTGGGtaccctcctccaccccctgtGCCCCCAGGACAGTCACAGGTGCCCCTGCCCCCTCCGCCTGGCATGCCTCTGAACCGTGGTGGGTGGATGAGATGA
- the ccnk gene encoding cyclin-K isoform X2: MLKSSAAGPSTVASPQPMKESKENLSMSGQGILDHIKPCWYWDKKDLAHTPSQCEGLDPGTEARYRREGARFIFDVGTRLGLHNDTLATGIIYFHRFYMFHSFKQFPRYVTGACCLFLAGKVEETPKKCKDIIKTARSLLNDVQFAQFGDDPKEEVMVLERILLQTIKFDLQVEHPYTYLLRYVKQLKGEKNKVCKVLQMAWTFVNDSLCTMLSLQWEPEIIAVAVMHLAARLCKFDIQEWTSKQSSRRWWEQFVQDVPVELLEDICHQILDLYSQGNKPIPQQMQEKERVPAPPAPAPPASQGQPPAANPPPPPPKKTSPQGGSPARQLKRSHTSPKDEPKPPEQVGSKIPRLESPMPPLPTLQPPPDRKAPAPAPPTEAEPGTEAAPPPPHAPPPHQQPPPLPHRPPPPPPSNYIMSTTSSYMSGEGFQSLQSMMKTEGPTYAPMPPSYAPPIPPYHPHVYPPPAAPPPGPPPPPSSYPPPNLPPTYPPPGYNSYPPLPPPRMPPGHVPPPGIGLPPAGYPPPPPVPPGQSQVPLPPPPGMPLNRGGWMR, translated from the exons ATGCTAAAG TCCAGTGCAGCCGGTCCATCCACTGTTGCCTCTCCTCAGCCAATGAAGGAATCCAAGGAGAACTTGTCAATGTCCGGCCAAGGAATTCTGGACCACATCAAGCCATGCTGGTACTGGGACAAGAAGGATTTGGCCCACACTCCCTCCCAGTGTGAAGGCCTGGACCCCGGCACAGAGGCCCGGTACCGAAGGGAAGGAGCCCGCTTCATATTTGACGTGGGGACCAGACTTGGCCT ACATAATGACACACTGGCAACGGGCATCATATATTTCCACCGCTTCTACATGTTTCACTCCTTCAAGCAGTTCCCCAGATAT GTGACAGGAGCTTGCTGTCTTTTCCTGGCAGGCAAAGTGGAGGAAACCCCAAAGAAGTGTAAAGACATCATCAAAACAGCCCGCAGCTTACTGAATGATGTGCAGTTTGCCCAGTTCGGAGATGACCCGAAG GAAGAGGTGATGGTGTTGGAGAGAATTTTGCTCCAGACTATCAAAtttgacctgcaggtggagcacCCTTACACATACCTGCTGCGCTACGTCAAGCAACTCAAAG GTGAGAAGAATAAAGTGTGCAAGGTGCTACAGATGGCATGGACCTTTGTCAACGACAG CCTGTGCACCATGCTGTCCCTGCAGTGGGAACCAGAGATCATAGCGGTAGCTGTCATGCACCTGGCTGCCCGCCTCTGCAAGTTTGACATCCAAGAGTGGACCTCCAAGCAGTCATCACGCCGCTGGTGGGAGCAGTTTGTCCAAGACGTCCCAGTTGAGCTACTTGAAG aCATTTGCCACCAGATCCTTGACCTGTACTCCCAGGGAAACAAGCCCATCCCGCAGCAGATGCAGGAAAAGGAGCGTGTGCCTGCTCCCCCAGCCCCCGCTCCTCCAGCCTCACAGGGACAACCACCAGCCGCCAACCCTCCTCCACCGCCACCAAAGAAGACTTCCCCTCAGGGAGGCAGCCCTGCACGCCAGCTCAAACGCTCACAT acatcCCCAAAAGATGAACCAAAGCCTCCAG AACAAGTCGGATCAAAGATTCCAAGACTGGAGAGCCCCATGCCTCCTCTACCAACATTGCAGCCTCCCCCAG ACCGCAAAGCCCCAGCTCCAGCCCCTCCTACGGAGGCAGAACCAGGAACTgaagcagctcctcctcccccacacGCTCCCCCTCCACATCAGCAGCCCCCTCCCCTGCCCcatcgccctcctcctcctccgccctccAACTACATCATGTCCACCACCAGTTCCTACATGTCCGGAGAGGGCTTCCAAAGCCTGCAGTCgatgatgaagacagagggTCCCACCTACGCCCCCATGCCGCCCAGCTACGCACCCCCAATACCGCCATATCACCCCCATGTCTATCCACCGcctgcagcaccacctccagGCCCTCcgcctcccccttcctcctacCCCCCACCCAATTTGCCGCCAACATATCCACCACCTGGCTACAACAGCTACCCTCCGCTCCCACCCCCACGTATGCCACCGGGCCACGTACCCCCTCCAGGTATAGGCCTTCCACCTGCTGGGtaccctcctccaccccctgtGCCCCCAGGACAGTCACAGGTGCCCCTGCCCCCTCCGCCTGGCATGCCTCTGAACCGTGGTGGGTGGATGAGATGA